A stretch of the Gimesia chilikensis genome encodes the following:
- the pglW gene encoding BREX system serine/threonine kinase PglW — protein sequence MAEADNWTTVTESKFPWEREALDFVRSQFPDFAPYRAWSNFEFIADDGSVNEVDLLVFSPMGFFLVEIKSRPGRLRGDAGTWTWEKEGKRATVDNPLIATNLKAKRLSSLLQKQKALKKKGRLPYLEALVFCSATELHCELTGNARARVCLRDKPATDDRPERPGIMAALINRECPGLDKHPRGTHDTPMSNAIGQALNQAGVRPSQKSRKVGDYLLKQIIGAGPKYQDWSAQHSQLENSRRRVRLYLVNNEADADERARVQRAALREFQILENLEHPGILRVFNFTEHELGPALLFEHDPLSLRLDHYLAQQKDQLSIETQIDLVRQLAEVVKYAHEKKIVHRGLSPQSVLVTRINTGHPRLKIFNWQLSYRESTTSTEVSRHFTATSHVDRLVEDAATAYLAPESLADAQAGLGEHLDVFSLGAIAYQIFSGVAPAASALELGEKLRGTSGLQISAVLNGASEWLQEMVREATSPIVPDRTGSVDDFLESLDLVENELTSPEHELLDDPTHAQIGDTLPGGFKVVRRLGRGACSVALLVENDQQDFILKVASDPEHNDRVAAEAELLAREEMRNTNIVHFVESLQLGNHVGFLMRPVYTERGKRLIETLGQRLRKDGRLHIDLLQRFGDDLLQVVNHLEEQGIPHRDIKPDNIAVGMVGRGSKLHLVLFDFSLSRTPAENIRAGTTGYLDPLLPLRDPTSPRWDLHAERYAAAVTLYELATGTLPVWGDGVTSPSHLPAGTEITIDAELFDPALREALTEFFTQAFRRNIDQRFDNAEEMLRAWRNCFAGIDEPGALSDHADESRLQDLLAEADFETHIPELGLGSRSTNALDRANILTVEDLLTVPMRRLMRLRGVGNKTRREITSAVKILRARLGKPDRDPGTLAEPETTETESIDIAALSVDLLVSRLLKVGDRDGETFQRSVRLLLGLDPALDNPWPSQADLARELNVSRARPGQVVLKLQQRWEKDPALTRVRADLLEILTAQAGVMSLRELAEALIVARGSSEEDPQRTANAIAVIRAAVEVERTTADPRFLVRREKQQILIATDAELVTWARKLGTLADQLAQADPLLAPTRVLERLQEITPPDDQLVSETRLVRLAAEVSEQAALSSRQELYPRGMEAVRALKLSQGALLGQKSMTVAQIQERVAGRYPDASPLPGRPQLNTLLEQAGFELEWVDGSDGHPGVFTSRAPHQITLTSSGTSRSRRSSLPGDPGDITPELADARQFEERLQRNLREGAFLTLLVSPREFDRALAELTRRFPLELVDLEGLLINALQETASQAGVNWELVLQTDALPQSGDWDKLKLLVSRALPQVEQQLQAADKTMLMIYPGLLARYDQMDLLSRLSQQVGRTNGIPGLWLLLPGENQAFIDGKPVPLIGPGQRTRIPNSWLRNIHREDAS from the coding sequence ATGGCAGAGGCAGACAACTGGACTACGGTTACTGAATCAAAGTTTCCCTGGGAACGGGAAGCACTGGACTTCGTACGCAGCCAGTTTCCCGATTTCGCCCCCTACCGCGCCTGGTCGAATTTCGAATTCATCGCCGATGATGGCAGCGTCAACGAGGTCGACCTCCTCGTCTTCTCCCCCATGGGCTTCTTCCTTGTCGAAATCAAAAGTCGCCCCGGGCGCCTCCGCGGGGATGCCGGCACCTGGACCTGGGAAAAAGAGGGTAAGCGGGCCACCGTCGATAACCCGCTCATCGCCACCAACCTCAAAGCCAAACGACTCAGCTCACTCCTGCAGAAACAGAAGGCACTCAAAAAGAAAGGCCGCCTCCCCTACCTGGAAGCACTCGTCTTCTGCTCCGCCACCGAACTCCACTGTGAACTCACCGGCAACGCCCGCGCCCGCGTCTGCCTCCGCGACAAACCCGCCACCGACGACCGCCCCGAACGGCCTGGCATCATGGCGGCTCTCATCAATCGCGAGTGTCCCGGCCTCGATAAACACCCCCGCGGCACACACGATACCCCCATGTCGAATGCCATCGGTCAGGCCCTCAACCAGGCCGGCGTCCGTCCCTCGCAGAAAAGCCGCAAAGTCGGCGACTACCTCCTGAAACAAATCATCGGCGCGGGACCCAAATACCAGGACTGGAGCGCCCAGCACTCACAGCTCGAAAATTCCCGCCGCCGCGTCCGCCTCTACCTCGTGAACAATGAAGCCGACGCGGATGAACGCGCACGTGTCCAGCGGGCCGCACTCCGCGAATTCCAGATCCTCGAAAACCTCGAGCACCCCGGCATCCTCCGCGTCTTCAACTTTACCGAACACGAACTCGGGCCGGCACTCCTCTTCGAGCACGACCCCCTCAGCCTCCGTCTCGATCACTATCTCGCGCAGCAGAAAGACCAGCTCAGCATCGAAACCCAGATCGACCTCGTCCGCCAGCTCGCCGAGGTCGTCAAATATGCCCACGAGAAAAAAATCGTCCACCGCGGACTCTCACCGCAAAGCGTCCTCGTTACCCGCATCAACACCGGGCATCCCCGTTTGAAAATCTTTAACTGGCAGCTCAGCTACCGCGAAAGTACCACTTCCACCGAAGTCTCGCGGCATTTCACTGCCACTTCACACGTTGATCGCCTGGTGGAAGACGCCGCCACCGCCTATCTCGCACCCGAGTCACTCGCCGATGCCCAGGCCGGACTGGGAGAACACCTCGACGTCTTCTCCCTCGGCGCCATCGCCTACCAGATCTTCTCCGGCGTCGCTCCCGCGGCCAGTGCCCTGGAACTCGGTGAAAAACTCCGCGGCACCAGTGGCCTGCAGATCAGCGCCGTCCTCAACGGCGCCAGCGAATGGCTCCAGGAAATGGTCCGCGAAGCCACCAGCCCCATCGTCCCCGACCGCACCGGCTCCGTCGACGATTTCCTCGAATCGCTCGACCTCGTCGAGAACGAACTCACCTCACCCGAGCACGAACTGCTCGACGATCCCACTCACGCCCAGATCGGCGACACCCTCCCCGGCGGCTTCAAAGTCGTCCGCCGCCTCGGCCGTGGTGCCTGCTCCGTCGCACTCCTCGTCGAGAACGATCAGCAGGACTTCATCCTCAAAGTCGCCAGCGATCCCGAACACAACGACCGCGTCGCCGCCGAGGCCGAACTCCTCGCGCGGGAGGAAATGCGGAACACGAACATCGTACACTTTGTCGAGTCGCTGCAGCTCGGCAACCACGTCGGCTTCCTCATGCGGCCCGTCTACACCGAACGGGGCAAACGGCTCATTGAAACACTCGGGCAGCGGCTCCGCAAAGACGGGCGGCTGCACATCGATCTGCTCCAGCGGTTCGGTGATGACCTGCTCCAGGTCGTCAATCACCTTGAAGAACAAGGCATCCCCCACCGCGATATCAAGCCCGATAATATCGCCGTCGGCATGGTCGGACGCGGCAGCAAACTGCACCTCGTCCTCTTCGATTTCTCGCTCTCGCGCACCCCCGCCGAGAACATCCGGGCCGGCACCACCGGCTACCTCGATCCGCTGCTCCCCCTCCGCGATCCCACCTCTCCCCGCTGGGACCTGCACGCGGAACGCTACGCCGCCGCCGTCACACTCTACGAACTCGCCACCGGCACACTCCCCGTCTGGGGCGATGGCGTCACCTCACCCAGTCACCTGCCCGCAGGTACTGAAATCACCATCGACGCCGAACTGTTTGACCCCGCCCTGCGCGAAGCACTCACCGAGTTCTTCACCCAGGCCTTCCGTCGCAACATCGACCAGCGGTTCGACAACGCGGAAGAAATGCTCCGCGCCTGGCGCAACTGTTTTGCCGGCATCGATGAACCCGGGGCCCTCTCCGATCACGCTGATGAATCCCGGCTTCAGGACCTCCTCGCCGAGGCTGACTTCGAAACGCACATCCCCGAACTCGGCCTGGGCTCCCGCTCCACCAACGCCCTCGACCGCGCGAACATCCTCACCGTCGAAGACCTGCTCACCGTCCCCATGCGACGACTGATGCGTCTCCGTGGCGTCGGTAATAAAACCCGTCGCGAAATTACCTCCGCGGTCAAAATTCTCCGCGCCCGCCTGGGCAAACCGGATCGCGACCCCGGCACCCTCGCCGAACCCGAGACCACCGAAACCGAATCCATCGACATCGCCGCGCTCAGCGTCGACCTGCTCGTCAGCCGACTGCTCAAAGTCGGCGACCGCGACGGGGAGACCTTTCAGCGCAGCGTCCGACTCCTGCTCGGCCTCGATCCTGCACTCGACAATCCCTGGCCCAGCCAGGCCGATCTCGCGCGCGAACTCAATGTCAGCCGGGCCCGACCCGGACAGGTCGTACTCAAACTGCAACAGCGCTGGGAAAAAGATCCCGCGCTCACCCGGGTCCGCGCCGATCTGCTGGAAATCCTCACCGCGCAGGCCGGCGTCATGTCCCTCCGCGAACTGGCCGAAGCCCTCATCGTCGCCCGCGGCTCCTCCGAGGAAGACCCGCAGCGCACCGCCAACGCGATCGCCGTCATTCGGGCCGCCGTCGAAGTCGAACGTACCACCGCCGATCCCCGCTTCCTCGTCCGCCGTGAAAAACAGCAAATCTTGATCGCCACCGACGCCGAACTCGTCACCTGGGCCCGCAAGCTCGGCACCCTCGCCGATCAACTCGCCCAGGCCGATCCGCTGCTCGCCCCCACCCGCGTCCTCGAACGCCTCCAGGAAATCACGCCCCCCGACGATCAGCTCGTCTCGGAAACCCGGCTCGTCCGCCTTGCCGCGGAAGTCTCGGAACAGGCGGCCCTCTCCAGCCGACAGGAACTCTATCCCCGCGGCATGGAAGCGGTCCGCGCCCTCAAACTCTCACAGGGCGCCCTGCTGGGACAGAAATCGATGACCGTCGCCCAGATTCAGGAACGCGTCGCCGGTCGCTACCCCGATGCCAGCCCGCTCCCCGGACGACCACAGCTCAACACGCTCCTCGAGCAGGCCGGCTTCGAACTCGAATGGGTCGACGGCAGCGACGGACACCCCGGCGTCTTCACCAGCCGCGCCCCGCACCAGATCACCCTCACCAGCAGCGGCACCTCCCGGTCGCGGCGTTCTTCACTCCCCGGCGATCCGGGTGACATCACCCCCGAACTCGCCGACGCCCGTCAGTTTGAAGAACGTCTGCAGCGGAACCTCCGCGAAGGAGCCTTCCTCACCCTGCTGGTCAGCCCCCGCGAATTCGATCGGGCGCTCGCCGAACTCACCCGCCGCTTCCCGCTGGAACTGGTCGACCTCGAAGGGCTGCTCATCAACGCTCTGCAGGAAACCGCCAGCCAGGCCGGCGTCAACTGGGAACTCGTCCTGCAGACCGACGCCCTCCCGCAGTCCGGCGACTGGGACAAACTCAAGCTGCTCGTCAGCCGGGCGCTGCCGCAGGTGGAACAACAGCTCCAGGCCGCCGATAAAACCATGCTCATGATCTACCCCGGTCTGCTCGCCCGCTACGATCAGATGGACCTGCTCAGCCGCCTCTCGCAACAGGTCGGCCGCACGAACGGCATCCCCGGCCTCTGGCTCCTGCTCCCCGGCGAGAACCAGGCCTTTATCGACGGCAAACCGGTCCCCCTCATCGGCCCCGGACAACGCACCCGCATCCCCAACAGCTGGCTGCGGAATATTCATCGGGAGGACGCATCATGA
- the pglX gene encoding BREX-2 system adenine-specific DNA-methyltransferase PglX has product MINRSALLSDLQKLLKRLEADLLERSDSPDVPAVGETLRTEYEQARTAERTAQNYEDWRSDAITQAAAAWVLSAVFVRFLEDNQLIEPPRFSGPGDQLQRARDERELYFRAHPTETDREYVLAVFDELATLPGTREVFGDHNPLRELPQWLSGDAAGELLAFFQKIDANAGGLVHDFTDADWDTRFLGDLYQDLSEAARKKYALLQTPEFVEEFILDRTLEPALDEFGLDAPPVTDAQGTAVTPAGFRMIDPACGSGHFLLGTFPRLLDRWYRKEPGGKVRDLVQKTLDSIHGVDVNPYAIAIARFRLLLKAMQACDIHQLKNAPAFTLHLACGDSLLHSPLRGGQQVFDFELTSDDAECEHAYQSEDLPALKQTLRSGIYHAVVANPPYITPKDRQLNQRYRTRFESCHSQYSLAVPFLERIFRLAVTGGFTGQITANSFMKREFGKKLMGECISKADRLQESLNHTSWDSFNQIQKLAAKFKTAVTKILDDLQQALVSDEHVHELGPALQACQSQASRLISDALENLKPDPAPPAATPDPELPPPATTPGVKVIEQDVRQGLTLPEAEETLTKIKSRLQSGQSVQIYVSWVIEEGGTQA; this is encoded by the coding sequence ATGATTAACCGCAGTGCTCTCCTCTCCGATCTCCAGAAACTCCTCAAACGGCTCGAGGCCGATCTGCTCGAACGCAGTGATTCGCCCGATGTCCCCGCGGTCGGGGAGACGCTCCGCACCGAGTACGAACAGGCCCGCACTGCCGAACGGACCGCACAGAACTATGAAGACTGGCGCAGCGACGCCATCACCCAGGCCGCCGCTGCCTGGGTCCTCTCGGCGGTCTTTGTCCGCTTCCTCGAAGACAACCAGCTCATCGAGCCCCCCCGCTTCTCAGGTCCCGGCGATCAGCTGCAGCGGGCCCGCGACGAACGCGAACTCTATTTCCGCGCCCATCCCACCGAGACCGATCGCGAATACGTGCTCGCCGTCTTTGATGAACTCGCCACGCTCCCCGGCACCCGCGAAGTCTTCGGCGACCACAACCCGCTCCGCGAACTCCCGCAGTGGCTCTCCGGGGACGCCGCGGGCGAACTGCTCGCCTTCTTCCAGAAGATCGACGCCAACGCCGGCGGTCTCGTCCACGACTTCACCGATGCCGACTGGGACACCCGCTTCCTGGGTGATCTCTACCAGGACCTCTCCGAAGCGGCTCGTAAGAAATACGCCCTGCTGCAGACCCCCGAGTTCGTCGAAGAATTCATCCTCGACCGCACCCTCGAACCGGCCCTCGACGAGTTCGGCCTCGACGCGCCCCCCGTCACCGACGCCCAGGGCACCGCAGTCACCCCCGCCGGCTTCCGCATGATCGACCCGGCCTGCGGTAGCGGCCACTTTCTGCTCGGCACCTTCCCCCGCCTGCTTGACCGCTGGTACCGCAAAGAGCCCGGCGGCAAAGTCCGCGACCTCGTCCAGAAAACCCTCGACAGCATCCACGGCGTCGACGTCAATCCCTACGCCATCGCCATTGCCCGCTTCCGCCTGCTCCTCAAAGCCATGCAGGCCTGCGACATTCACCAGCTCAAAAACGCCCCCGCCTTCACGCTCCACCTGGCCTGCGGCGACTCACTGCTCCACAGCCCCCTCCGCGGCGGACAACAGGTCTTCGACTTCGAACTCACCAGCGACGACGCCGAATGCGAACACGCCTACCAGAGCGAAGACCTCCCCGCCCTCAAACAGACGCTCCGCTCCGGCATCTACCATGCCGTCGTCGCCAATCCACCCTACATCACCCCCAAAGACCGGCAGCTCAACCAGCGCTACCGCACGCGCTTCGAATCCTGCCATAGTCAGTACTCCCTGGCCGTCCCCTTTCTGGAACGCATCTTCCGCCTGGCCGTCACCGGCGGCTTCACGGGACAGATCACCGCCAACAGCTTCATGAAACGGGAGTTCGGCAAAAAACTGATGGGCGAGTGCATCAGCAAAGCCGACCGCCTGCAGGAATCACTCAACCATACCAGCTGGGATTCCTTCAACCAGATTCAAAAGCTGGCCGCGAAGTTCAAAACCGCGGTCACAAAAATCCTGGACGACCTGCAGCAGGCCCTCGTCAGTGACGAGCATGTCCACGAGCTCGGACCCGCACTGCAGGCATGCCAGTCGCAGGCATCGCGGCTGATCTCCGATGCACTGGAAAATCTCAAACCGGATCCCGCTCCGCCCGCTGCAACTCCCGATCCCGAGCTGCCCCCGCCCGCAACCACGCCGGGGGTTAAGGTTATCGAGCAGGATGTCAGACAGGGCCTGACGCTGCCTGAAGCGGAAGAGACACTGACGAAAATCAAGTCCCGCCTGCAATCAGGACAGTCGGTTCAGATTTACGTAAGCTGGGTGATTGAAGAGGGAGGCACGCAGGCATGA
- the pglZ gene encoding BREX-2 system phosphatase PglZ gives MTLTAPTFSQIKAQVATIQQKTTRADVIGIHSRGRWSDETRIQDGDQTYLIYQCDSPLACRIAIREPVPDKTTKVLITGLEENDLGDDLRYRLAKQRLFPLQPWQIVCSLFNARNVDTRLTHHPWMAEALLELGPRHGYPPARGGFLDADTAWSLLLEHTIQLRGESPDLTSLLKWSLDQTATQHFRHQSEEFQGATIDWLCEKAGPVARLILQCLQEDKPKQHPLSVGIAMLVLYHEDARGRLEKATGKFEGLFFPQESPTPDQVQRWVLSAREVVRSLQHTDLHKHHVIVRRADDILKELAAAEYARLSDTSLLGYEQRLQQFGTTLTDILDRGAWQEVERLQELKAAIRSHDASFDQTRQLERLEMALRLVRWLQCDKPSAAALPQSFAAAARYQLETGGFVDWARLQVRHGAEVEALSQAYQRLFETVTQIREQQSEHFGTLLAEWTASGSKGNDVLPVEQIIEQTIAPLAESQPVLLLVIDGMSVAVCRELLSDLTRNEWVALAEPNQRFNRPGIAAIPSATEFSRTSLLTGKLMQGGQHDEKKGFENHPRLSGNSPGGASPLLFHKAALQGPEQSQVRKEIASTRRVVGVVINAVDDNLLKGEQLDTRWSRDQIQLLTSLLHDARSAGRLVVLVSDHGHVLDCQTQNINTPDETAGGERWRPAGSAPVTGELLISGSRVQTTDQKLIAPWSERIRYSMKKNGYHGGLSPQEMVVPIVVLTNSDELPPHWSEQPIDTPVWWDELPPEHEMLVPSPPVRTRKKKVEKAPLLFKELKEEVETPQASEAPEVPKWIQQLLESPVFADQKRLGGRRVPEDKEFSRLLQALDRRDGTMTLRALTRALDAAPLRMPGFLAKVERVLNIDGYDVIRYDETSDTVELQRELLLKQYDLDD, from the coding sequence ATGACTCTCACCGCCCCGACCTTCAGTCAGATCAAAGCCCAGGTCGCGACAATCCAGCAGAAAACGACCCGGGCCGACGTCATCGGCATCCATTCACGTGGACGCTGGAGTGATGAAACCCGCATTCAGGATGGCGACCAGACCTATCTGATCTACCAGTGCGATTCTCCCCTGGCCTGTCGCATCGCCATTCGCGAACCAGTGCCCGACAAGACGACGAAAGTTCTGATCACAGGACTGGAAGAAAACGACCTGGGGGATGACCTGCGGTATCGACTGGCCAAGCAGCGGTTGTTCCCGCTTCAACCCTGGCAGATTGTCTGCTCGCTGTTCAATGCCCGCAATGTGGACACGCGACTGACGCATCATCCCTGGATGGCCGAGGCCCTGCTGGAACTGGGACCGCGGCACGGTTATCCGCCGGCACGGGGTGGCTTCCTCGATGCCGATACTGCCTGGTCGCTTTTGCTCGAACATACGATCCAGCTCCGCGGAGAATCGCCCGACCTGACGAGCCTGTTGAAATGGTCACTCGACCAGACCGCCACCCAGCACTTCCGACACCAATCTGAAGAATTCCAGGGAGCGACCATCGACTGGCTGTGTGAAAAGGCCGGCCCCGTCGCCCGACTGATTTTGCAATGCCTGCAGGAGGACAAACCGAAACAACACCCGCTGTCGGTCGGCATTGCCATGCTTGTGCTGTACCACGAAGACGCACGCGGCCGACTGGAAAAGGCCACAGGCAAGTTTGAAGGGCTGTTCTTCCCGCAAGAGTCCCCCACACCAGACCAGGTGCAGCGCTGGGTGCTTTCCGCCCGCGAGGTGGTTCGTTCCCTGCAGCACACCGATCTGCATAAGCATCACGTGATCGTGCGACGGGCAGACGACATCCTGAAGGAACTCGCTGCAGCAGAGTACGCCCGGTTGAGCGATACGTCGTTGCTGGGTTACGAACAGCGGTTACAGCAGTTCGGCACAACGCTCACCGACATCCTGGATCGTGGCGCCTGGCAGGAAGTCGAACGACTTCAGGAACTGAAAGCCGCAATCCGCAGTCATGATGCTTCCTTCGATCAGACGCGACAGCTCGAACGGCTGGAAATGGCACTCCGCCTGGTCCGCTGGCTGCAATGTGACAAACCATCCGCTGCAGCTTTGCCGCAGTCTTTCGCCGCCGCTGCGCGATACCAGCTGGAGACGGGCGGCTTTGTTGACTGGGCCCGCCTGCAGGTCCGACACGGTGCGGAAGTGGAAGCCCTTTCACAGGCATATCAGCGGTTGTTTGAAACCGTGACCCAGATTCGCGAACAGCAGTCAGAACACTTTGGAACGCTGCTGGCTGAATGGACCGCGTCAGGCTCAAAAGGGAATGACGTACTGCCTGTTGAACAGATCATCGAGCAGACCATCGCGCCGCTGGCAGAGTCGCAACCGGTCCTGTTGCTCGTGATCGACGGTATGAGTGTCGCTGTCTGCCGCGAACTGCTCAGCGACCTGACCCGCAATGAATGGGTGGCGCTGGCGGAACCAAATCAACGATTCAACAGACCCGGAATCGCCGCGATCCCCTCGGCAACGGAGTTCTCGCGAACGAGCCTCTTAACCGGCAAACTGATGCAGGGGGGACAGCACGATGAGAAAAAGGGATTCGAAAATCATCCCCGGCTGTCAGGCAACTCGCCAGGGGGAGCATCCCCGCTGCTGTTTCACAAGGCCGCGCTGCAGGGACCGGAACAAAGTCAGGTGCGAAAGGAAATCGCTTCCACCCGGCGCGTTGTCGGTGTGGTGATCAACGCCGTCGATGACAATCTGCTCAAAGGGGAGCAACTGGATACACGCTGGTCCCGCGATCAGATTCAGCTGCTCACTTCACTGTTGCACGATGCCCGCAGTGCAGGCCGACTGGTGGTTCTCGTCAGCGATCACGGCCATGTGCTCGATTGCCAGACTCAGAATATCAACACCCCGGATGAGACGGCGGGGGGCGAACGCTGGCGTCCTGCAGGTTCGGCTCCTGTTACAGGAGAGCTGCTGATTTCAGGTAGCCGCGTACAGACCACAGATCAGAAACTGATCGCCCCCTGGAGCGAACGCATCCGCTATAGCATGAAGAAAAACGGCTATCACGGGGGGCTCTCACCTCAGGAAATGGTCGTACCGATAGTGGTGCTTACCAACTCGGATGAACTCCCGCCACACTGGAGTGAGCAGCCCATCGACACCCCCGTCTGGTGGGATGAACTACCGCCGGAGCATGAAATGCTTGTGCCCTCCCCTCCCGTTCGCACTCGCAAGAAAAAGGTCGAAAAGGCACCGCTGCTGTTCAAAGAACTGAAAGAGGAAGTAGAAACGCCGCAAGCCAGCGAAGCTCCCGAGGTCCCGAAATGGATTCAGCAACTACTCGAGAGCCCGGTCTTTGCAGACCAGAAACGGCTGGGGGGGCGACGGGTTCCGGAAGACAAAGAGTTCTCACGCCTGCTGCAGGCGCTGGATCGGCGCGATGGTACGATGACACTTCGCGCCCTGACACGCGCACTCGACGCGGCTCCTCTGCGAATGCCCGGGTTTCTGGCCAAAGTGGAACGTGTCTTGAATATCGATGGCTACGATGTGATCCGTTACGACGAAACTTCGGACACCGTGGAACTGCAGCGAGAGCTGCTGCTCAAACAGTATGACCTGGATGACTAA
- the brxD gene encoding BREX system ATP-binding protein BrxD, protein MISPRRREEIIDALRRGTVPQNSLDAFAVGLERFEPALTEELQKVASTGGVFKAVRGEYGCGKTFFSRWLADQARKQGFATAEVQVSETETPLHRLETVYRRLMERLSTADTPQGAWRNVVDGWFYALEEDVLSEGQIDESDQQALLERSSELLEQRLARVTDITPTFSTALRGYRRAQAAGERAVADGILAWLAGQPNVSASAKRYCGVKGDIDHFGALSFLQGVLTVLRDSGHPGLLLILDEVETIQRVRSDVRDKSLNALRQLIDEVDSGRFPGLYLLVTGTPAFYEGPQGIQRLEPLAQRLHVDFQTDARFDNPRAPQIRLPAFSLERLCLVGCRVRDLFQQHAQAPERISKLCDDSYIQELAQAVAGKLGGKVGVAPRIFLKKLVADILDRIDQFDDFDPHEHYRLTMSDTELTPVERQAAGATDVDDIELEL, encoded by the coding sequence ATGATCAGTCCCCGACGACGCGAAGAAATTATTGATGCACTCCGCCGCGGCACCGTTCCGCAAAACAGTCTCGATGCATTTGCCGTCGGCCTGGAGCGGTTCGAACCTGCCCTCACAGAAGAACTGCAGAAAGTCGCTTCAACCGGAGGTGTGTTCAAGGCAGTTCGCGGAGAGTACGGCTGCGGAAAAACATTTTTCTCCCGCTGGCTCGCCGACCAGGCACGCAAGCAGGGGTTTGCGACAGCGGAAGTGCAGGTCTCGGAAACTGAAACGCCCCTGCATCGACTGGAAACCGTCTACCGCCGACTGATGGAACGACTTTCGACTGCCGACACGCCACAGGGAGCCTGGCGAAATGTCGTCGACGGCTGGTTCTATGCGCTGGAAGAGGATGTCCTTTCAGAAGGTCAGATCGATGAATCAGATCAGCAGGCACTGCTTGAGCGCAGCAGCGAACTCCTGGAACAGCGACTGGCACGGGTAACCGACATCACGCCAACCTTCAGTACCGCCTTGCGAGGCTACCGTCGGGCACAGGCTGCGGGGGAACGGGCTGTCGCAGATGGGATTCTGGCCTGGCTGGCCGGGCAACCGAATGTCTCTGCTTCCGCAAAACGCTACTGCGGGGTGAAGGGGGACATCGACCACTTTGGTGCTCTCAGTTTTCTGCAGGGAGTGCTGACGGTCCTGCGGGACTCGGGCCATCCGGGGCTGCTGCTGATCCTGGATGAAGTCGAAACCATTCAACGCGTTCGCAGCGATGTGCGGGATAAAAGCCTCAATGCACTCCGCCAGCTGATCGACGAAGTTGACTCCGGTCGCTTCCCCGGACTGTATCTTCTGGTCACCGGCACTCCCGCGTTTTATGAGGGACCGCAGGGCATCCAGCGTCTGGAACCGCTGGCTCAGCGACTGCACGTCGACTTTCAGACTGACGCCCGGTTTGATAATCCCCGCGCTCCCCAGATTCGGCTCCCGGCCTTCAGCCTGGAACGCCTCTGTCTGGTCGGATGCAGAGTCCGAGATCTCTTCCAGCAGCATGCCCAGGCACCGGAGCGGATTTCAAAATTGTGTGATGACAGCTATATCCAGGAACTGGCCCAGGCAGTGGCGGGGAAACTGGGGGGGAAAGTCGGCGTCGCACCTCGAATCTTTCTGAAAAAGCTGGTTGCCGATATCCTCGATCGCATCGATCAGTTCGACGATTTCGATCCGCATGAACATTATCGGCTGACGATGTCCGATACTGAATTAACCCCCGTCGAACGCCAGGCCGCCGGCGCCACTGATGTGGATGACATCGAACTCGAACTCTAG